In Anguilla rostrata isolate EN2019 chromosome 1, ASM1855537v3, whole genome shotgun sequence, a genomic segment contains:
- the dcst1 gene encoding E3 ubiquitin-protein ligase DCST1 — protein sequence MTSEIHRPLLSTAVERISSRILPVFAHTFLFSKPKEFRLRRLCMGALFGAVSGIALFFGLMYKIPMSIALKIIFACVFVGLCAVGGALSTYFRCAVLLMFPSMLGSRGRAYIMLIVMCGLYQGPISNIYNNVQNIAFSMGCNIELQIEHSKVMWKVVIDPFMQVMQSIVDDKGKFQDEAKNVTRNFQSIREEVMGEYGYNTLNQESALKGKSTQEIFVAKTMLRCEYVVQQGIDRCRDWFHFKWQDCMETVKAPLISHLLCVPMQFHFLCDVMRVMTPWCKKEIPVEGNFGQTYDKINTSINSLGEDFSTVLVAKKTKQQSLLGVEVLPEEFTEELRKSFQEKKVFVEQVLEVFQVLLSCTFVLIFYSAFDYARQYCQAIRFDNKYITTYFRQIDARRKKAGKRYLLPLKKAERGNFIYPWSLSIHPSELKLVTLGLLKVCGLALFIGIMLAMDWILYRIFDIIRRHTFTEYSFTSSHQIEINIGGQSMLATLLRKTIGAFNTSSNLDLMSSNRHCLPQPRALSWEEYLWATGPVLIMALMCCLQVYSNRLRRVICAFYFPKREKRRALFLYNLQIQRRISYLDTQRKRLMKRGKPQRTVLSIISSGFGRLGFKLQWCCVCGERQRGNQGVECSVQDCQVAYCPQCWRDLGRVCFACTSYTQYDIDESESDSDNNYPE from the exons ATGACCAGTGAAATACATCGACCTCTTCTCTCCACAGCCGTGGAGAGGATAAGCTCGCGGATTCTCCCGGTTTTcgcacacacatttctgttcaGCAAGCCAAAAGAGTTCCGCCTGCGTCGGCTATGCATGGGTGCGCTTTTCGGAGCTGTCAGTGGTATCG CATTATTTTTTGGACTTATGTACAAGATCCCAATGTCCATCGcactcaaaataatttttgcctgtgtttttgtcG gtttgtgtgctgtgggtggggcACTCTCCACTTACTTCCGTTGTGCTGTTCTCCTGATGTTTCCCAGTATGCTTGGATCCCGGGGTCGAGCCTATATAATGCTTATTGTCATGTGTGGCCTCTACCAAG GGCCCATCTCCAATATCTACAACAACGTGCAGAACATAGCCTTCTCCATGGGCTGTAACATTGAACTGCAGATTGAGCACAGCAAGGTTATGTGGAAGGTGGTGATCGATCCCTTCATGCAAGTGATGCAAAGCATTGTG GATGACAAAGGGAAGTTCCAGGATGAGGCAAAGAACGTGACCAGAAACTTCCAGAGCATTAGAGAGGAGGTGATGGGGGAATACGGTTACAACACCCTCAACCAGGAATCTGCCCTGAAGGGCAAGAGCACCCAAGAGATTTTTGTTGCCAAGACCATGCTGCGGTGTGAAT ATGTTGTACAGCAGGGGATAGATCGCTGTCGGGACTGGTTCCACTTCAAGTGGCAGGACTGTATGGAAACTGTCAAGGCCCCTCTGATCAGCCACTTGCTTTGTGTGCCCATGCAGTTTCACTTTCTTTGTGACGTCATGAGAG TCATGACGCCTTGGTGCAAAAAGGAGATTCCAGTGGAGGGTAACTTTGGACAAACCTATGACAAGATAAACACCTCTATCAACAGTCTGGGAGAGGACTTCAGCACAGTCTTGGTTGCCAAA AAGACAAAGCAGCAGTCTTTGCTAGGGGTGGAAGTGTTACCAGAGGAATTCACAGAGGAGCTGCGTAAAAGCTTTCAGGAGAAAAAGGTCTTTGTAGAACAGGTGCTGGAGGTGTTCCAAGTCCTTCTCTCCTGTACCTTTGTCTTGATCTTTTACTC TGCTTTTGATTATGCTAGACAATACTGCCAAGCCATTCGCTTTGACAACAAGTATATAACCACTTACTTCAGACAGATCGACGCCCGTAGGAAGAAGGCG GGCAAGCGGTACCTCTTACCCCTGAAGAAAGCCGAACGTGGCAATTTCATATACCCATGGAGTCTTTCCATACACCCCAGCGAGCTCAAGCTTGtg ACTCTGGGCTTGCTGAAGGTTTGTGGTCTGGCCCTCTTCATTGGAATTATGTTGGCCATGGACTGGATCCTTTACCGCATCTTTGACATCATCCGCAGGCACACATTTACTGAGTACTCCTTCACAA GCAGTCATCAGATAGAAATCAACATTGGTGGACAATCTATGCTTGCAACTCTCCTGCGGAAAACCATTGGTGCCTTTAACACCTCCTCCAACTTAGACTTGATGTCCAGCAATCGCC ACTGCCTGCCTCAGCCGCGGGCCCTCAGCTGGGAGGAATACCTGTGGGCGACAGGACCCGTGCTAATAATGGCCCTCATGTGCTGTCTGCAGGTGTACAGCAATCGCCTGCGCAGGGTCATCTGTGCTTTTTACTTTCCCAAG CGGGAGAAGAGGCGGGCTCTGTTCCTGTACAACCTACAGATCCAGAGGCGGATCTCATATCTGGACACGCAGCGCAAACGTCTCATGAAGCGTGGGAAACCGCAGAGGACC GTGCTGTCCATCATTTCCTCTGGATTTGGGAGGCTAGGCTTTAAGCTTCAgtggtgttgtgtttgtggggagagacagagagggaaccAGGGTGTGGAGTGTAGCGTTCAGGATTGCCAGGTGGCCTACTGCCCTCAGTGCTGGAGAGACCTGGGCAGGGTCTGCTTTGCCTGCACCTCCTATACCCAGTATGACATtgatgagagtgagagtgatTCTGATAACAACTatcctgaataa